In the genome of Aspergillus flavus chromosome 8, complete sequence, one region contains:
- a CDS encoding serine carboxypeptidase (serine-type carboxypeptidase F): MLFKSIVSTAILAAALCTDNVSAAKHGRFGQKARDSLNLAKRAAEQQKSSFKTPLDDFRFLTNKTKSYRVDHLPDVPFDVGEMYSGLVPIDKDDKSRALFFVFQPTLGDPVDEITIWLNGGPGCSSLEGFFQENGRFTWQPGTFAPVENPYSWVNLTNVLWVEQPVGTGFAIGKPNATTQEETAEDFVRFFKNFQELFGIKNFKIYVTGESYAGRYVPYISAAMLDRNDTEHYDLKGALVYDPCIGQHDYIQEEVPAVPFVQQNANLFNFNSSFMSELEKLHDSCGYKDYLDEYLVFPPAGVQPQKSFNYTSDADCDVFDLISNEALVANSCFDIYEINLMCPLAWDVLAMPTAFNYQPAGATVYFDRPDVKRAMHAPLDVTWSGCSSENVYVGGDAGPEQEGDLSANPIEHVLPQVIEGTNRVLVSNGDYDMIILTNGTLLAIQNMTWNGQLGFQSAPATPITIDLPDLAWGEVFEENGQEMLQSQGVMGVQHYERGLMWAETYQSGHMQPQYQPRVSYRHLQWLLGRVDKL, encoded by the exons ATGCTGTTCAAAAGCATCGTGTCAACAGCTATCTTAGCCGCTGCCCTGTGCACGGACAATGTATCTGCTGCCAAACATGGCCGGTTCGGCCAAAAGGCCCGCGACTCTTTGAATTTGGCCAAGCGAGCTGCAGAACAGCAGAAGTCGTCGTTCAAGACGCCGCTTGACGACTTCCGGTTCCTAACCAATAAAACAAAAT CCTACAGAGTCGACCACCTCCCAGATGTCCCCTTTGATGTCGGCGAGATGTACTCGGGATTGGTTCCTATCGACAAGGACGACAAGTCTAGGgctcttttcttcgtcttccagcCTACACTTGGCGACCCCGTTGACGAGATCACAATCTGGCTCAACGGTGGACCGGGATGTAGCTCTCTCGAGGGTTTCTTCCAGGAAAACGGCCGGTTTACATGGCAGCCTGGCACGTTTGCGCCTGTTGAGAATCCGTACTCGTGGGTGAACTTGACTAATGTGCTTTG GGTCGAGCAGCCAGTTGGTACAGGTTTCGCGATCGGCAAGCCGAATGCCACAACCCAGGAAGAGACTGCCGAGGACTTTGTGAGATTCTTCAAGAATTTCCAGGAGCTCTTTGGcatcaagaacttcaagATTTACGTTACTGGTGAAAGTTACGCTGGGCGTTATGTTCCGTACATCTCCGCTGCTATGTTGGACCGGAACGACACGGAGCACTATGACCTCAAAG GTGCCCTTGTATACGACCCCTGTATCGGCCAACACGACTACATCCAGGAAGAAGTGCCCGCCGTGCCCTTCGTCCAGCAAAATGCCAacctcttcaacttcaactcCAGCTTCATGTCGGAACTGGAGAAACTCCACGACTCATGCGGTTACAAGGATTACCTAGACGAGTACCTCGTCTTCCCTCCCGCCGGTGTGCAACCCCAGAAATCCTTCAACTACACCAGCGACGCCGACTGCGACGTCTTCGACCTGATCAGCAACGAAGCCCTGGTCGCCAACTCCTGCTTCGACATCTACGAGATCAACCTCATGTGCCCGCTCGCCTGGGACGTTCTCGCCATGCCCACAGCATTCAACTACCAGCCCGCCGGTGCGACGGTGTACTTCGACCGCCCGGACGTCAAACGTGCCATGCACGCCCCCCTGGACGTCACTTGGTCAGGTTGTTCCAGCGAGAACGTCTACGTTGGCGGCGACGCCGGCCCGGAGCAAGAGGGAGACTTGTCCGCCAACCCGATCGAACACGTCCTGCCTCAGGTTATTGAGGGAACGAACCGCGTTTTGGTCAGCAACGGCGACTATGACATGATCATCCTCACCAATGGAACCCTGCTGGCTATCCAGAATATGACCTGGAACGGGCAGCTCGGATTCCAGTCTGCGCCTGCTACGCCTATCACCATTGATCTGCCTGATCTAGCGTGGGGCGAGGTGTTTGAGGAAAATGGACAAGAGATGTTGCAGAGCCAGGGCGTCATGGGTGTGCAGCATTATGAGCGTG
- a CDS encoding myosin-crossreactive antigen, producing the protein MPSRKSSRSSLTQNTGRGRRPPDKLDVWILGSGLASLTAAVHLIQEANVPPEKIHILEKLAVAGGGTISEGDPVNGYNYRAGGMPPFNGSAMEELLSVVPSRTRKGKTARDDIVEFGSHALNWTSHTRLLTRRSHGLGRIDPHKINLGLRDRIELFVMVSKAEKALGRTRIKDHFNESFFRSNYWLTLATTFGFQPWHSAAELRRYVACFMHDVHDLNFPRVLDCGRYNRHEAIIAPVAHFLTSQGVDFQFNTIVSDIVMDPKNENRVSAICAHREDEPDHKIVLGQDDIVIVSVGSVMSGTTMGSNTEPPSLELMEIDKDLDENWLLWLELSTKSPKFGNAYNFCTRMPESRLESFTVTLKDPEFFNRFCKLTDNQPGTASFVTLKDSSWIISLNIPQQPLFPDQPGDVQVLWGYALCPEAEGDYIKKPMLACSGEEIMTEILHHLEFPVETILKNSITIPCVVPRMTATLLPRGCGDRPQVVPEGMENMALIGQFVDIPDEVVVSMDYGVRGAQMAVRRLMGLDIEGKKSKRSSAMSLLM; encoded by the exons atgccGAGTCGCAAATCATCAAGATCTTCACTAACACAGAACACCGGACGGGGTCGTCGCCCGCCTGATAAGCTTGATGTCTGGATCCTCGGAAGCGGCCTTGCCTCGCTCACAGCTGCCGTGCATTTGATTCAGGAAGCCAATGTGCCCCCTGAAAAGATTCATATCCTAGAGAAGCTCGCTGTGGCAGGGGGAGGTACGATTAGCGAAGGAGACCCAGTGAATGGGTACAATTATCGGGCAGGAGGGATGCCTCCGTTCAACGGCTCGGCCATGGAAGAATTGCTCTCAGTGGTTCCCTCCAGGACGCGAAAAGGCAAGACTGCTCGAGACGATATTGTAGAGTTTGGGAGCCACGCTCTGAATTGGACCTCCCACACACGCCTCCTCACCCGGAGATCCCATGGCTTAGGGCGTATTGATCCTCACAAAATCAACCTGGGGCTCCGAGACCGCATCGAGCTTTTCGTGATGGTCTCCAAAGCCGAAAAGGCTCTAGGGAGAACACGGATCAAAGACCACTTTAATGAGAGCTTCTTCAGAAGTAATTACTGGCTGACACTGGCCACAAC GTTCGGCTTCCAGCCCTGGCACAGCGCTGCGGAATTACGCAGATATGTCGCCTGCTTCATGcatgatgttcatgatcttAACTTCCCGCGCGTTCTTGACTGCGGACGCTATAATCGCCATGAGGCCATTATTGCGCCCGTCGCGCATTTCCTAACATCTCAAGGTGTTGACTTTCAGTTCAATACCATCGTCTCCGATATCGTTATGGACCCCAAAAATGAGAACCGCGTATCAGCTATTTGCGCGCACAGAGAGGACGAGCCCGACCACAAGATAGTGCTGGGACAAGATGACATCGTCATTGTTTCAGTCGGCTCTGTCATGTCCGGGACGACGATGGGTAGCAACACCGAACCGCCCTCATTAGAGCTCATGGAGATTGATAAAGACCTTGACGAAAACTGGCTCCTATGGCTCGAGCTATCGACGAAGAGCCCCAAATTCGGCAACGCATATAATTTCTGCACACGCATGCCAGAGTCCCGCTTAGAATCGTTCACTGTCACACTGAAGGATCCCGAATTCTTCAACAGATTCTGTAAATTAACAGACAACCAGCCCGGTACAGCTTCGTTCGTGACTTTGAAAGATAGTAGCTGGATTATCAGCCTGAATATCCCGCAACAGCCCCTATTCCCAGATCAACCAGGCGACGTGCAAGTTCTGTGGGGCTATGCGCTTTGTCCCGAGGCGGAGGGCGACTATATCAAGAAGCCGATGCTGGCCTGTTCTGGAGAGGAGATCATGACGGAAATCCTTCATCATTTGGAGTTTCCCGTCGAGACGATATTAAAGAATTCCATCACGATCCCGTGTGTCGTCCCCCGGATGACCGCGACATTACTACCCCGGGGATGTGGGGATCGACCACAAGTGGTTCCGGAGGGAATGGAGAACATGGCACTTATTGGACAATTTGTGGATATACCGGACGAGGTCGTGGTTTCCATGGATTATGGAGTGAGAGGGGCGCAGATGGCGGTGCGTCGATTAATGGGGTTGGACATTGAGGGCAAGAAGTCGAAGAGAAGTTCCGCGATGAGCCTTTTGATGTAG